One Glycine max cultivar Williams 82 chromosome 8, Glycine_max_v4.0, whole genome shotgun sequence genomic window, GATCCGTGAGGCATTGAATTGGAATTGAGAATAGGatgagtgtatttagcaaaattTAGAGAATTAGCAAGTTTTGGAAAGAAGAGCAAGGATGATGAGTGTTTCAGTTTCAAGGAGACTGCGGTCAACCATACCCAACAAGAAAAGACGCGTGAAAgagaaaaggatttttttttgttttatttttttaattagataaaaatacaTGGTTATCCTTTGTTTTCGGCTGGtgttaaataaaaagataatgacTTTTGTCCAATTAAAAGGGGCATGTTGCTATTGTACTCTTTCATAAAAATGAGGGGAAGTTTTACCGTAAATCCATATACACACACACGAAGAGATCAAATTActctaagaataattttaagggTGTGTTCACATGAgtcaatttaaaattctaaaaaattttaaattctaagaatttcaaatgcttcaatttaaatttctttatttttaaaattttgtgtttagatACTATGGCTATGTTGTTGAACCAACTTGAAAAACCTCATCAACTGGTTCTTCTCCTCCAGCGAAAGTTTCTTGTCTCTGAAAATTGCTCCTCGAGAATCCGACACGTTAGCCAAACCCGCGTTTGCTTCATAGACAAAGCTCTCGTTGATTCCTTTGAACTCCAAATATTGTGCCGCGCCCGATTTCATCAACAGATTGATCGTCTTGTCCGCGAAGAACAATGCCCTCAGACCTCCCAAATCGATGTTGCAAATTTTCACTGAGAAACACAAATTCATCGCAAGTTGCGATTTCCACATCGATGCAGAGGGGTTGGTGGACGAGATCGACGACAACGATGTCGTCAAAATCAGAGGATGTGATGACGGTTGCGACgaaggggaggaagtgagataGGAAGTGAGAttgtgaaaggagagaaaagcaAAGTGACTATCGTAGAAGGAGTTGGGGTCGAGATGGAGGATGGTTTTGCCGACGGCGAAGGCGGTGACTGCAATGATGGATTCGATAGGGCAATGCCGACGATGATAGGATCGAAGTTGACGGGATCAATGGAAGGATAAGAGAAGACAATGATGATGAGGTACGTGGAGATGAGtttgagagagaaaagttcaaaaataatttatagaattttcaaattcactCATTTGAagttagaatttgaaattctattatttcaactaactaaaatcccttttaaaattcaaaaattttgaattttttttattaaaatatccaaatagttactgaattttcaaattcactCCTTTGAagttagaatttgaaattctattctttcaactaactaaaatcccttttaaaattcaaaaattttgaatttttttattaaaatatccaaacagttacttttgataaaaaaaaaagaatttaattctctataaaaaatacattacctaATTAAATTACCCTATCTAAATActctaaaagaattaaatttcaTCCTAATTATTTATTCCCTTAAATCATTAGATCTTAAAATAATCAATAGTGAAAATAAAGAGTAACTCTTGTGATCCCTTTGATGAATCATATGTAAAAGATTAACATTTCACTGAAAAACATGATCGTTCTAGTACAGAAGTCAGCAAAGTCTAGAACCATCCATCACATCTCAAAAACAACATTTGCATTACTTTAACTATTCCAAAATTCCATATTATTGCTTATAatagaaaaacattaaattgaAGACAAAACAACATGGGGCTAACAACAATAGAGCAATAATAGTCCAATTGACTTGAGAAACAAGAAATGATGATACAAAACTACACATCTACACCAatggaaaagaagagaaaactgAAACCATGAAACTAGGTTAACACAATTTATTCTTAGGCATGCCAATGCCACCTTGCCGACTGGTTAAATTGGTGCATCCCATGCTACTTCAATTTGGACACATGATATCTATAAAGGTAGATATGGAGTATGAACACAACCACAATCCCATGCCTGTATGGTAATAATAAAGGAACATGGGAATCCAACTTAAACACCTAAAGCCTGGACACACTACCCACTACTTTGCTCTAGAAACCACAAATCGAGCAACAATAAGCTCCcctgtcaaaagaaaaaaagacaagaCAAGAGGAACAAATCAAGCCAAGTCTATCATAATACACAAAGGGCCTGATTGCAAATTTATCACAATGCTACATGGCATTACCACAATATAACAAGATATGAAGCGGTTAAAACTTCCAAGGTAGATGCATGCACCCGGTCCTTCCACATCAGACTGCTCCAAAGATATTAGACACACAACAGTTGTCCCTGCAAAATTTACTGCCGTAATTTGAAAAACAGTTCCATAGATGAATGTCCAATTATCTAATTAACTCAGGACTGACTCTGAGTTCACATGGTGACCTTGATCCCCCGAATTACTATTAAATCCAACTACAGGAATAGAGCGCTGAGCAAAATCAAGTAATTGTTTTTTCTGGCGGTCATCAGTGTGAGGTAGACTTGCACGTAAGAGCTCAACTGGCATTTCCCTACTAATAGCTCTGGCAACATCTGAACCAATGGAAGCCATATTTGGTGTCCCCTGTATAAGGAATGATTGCATGACACTATCATATTTATTCACACAATACTTGGTTAGAAGGCCAAAGAATTCATCAAATGTAGCCTGCCAAAGTGAACGATTTGCAATATTGTAGTTGCTAGCAGCATGAGGATCAGTTAGAAGTTCAGTTGCCCTCTCAAGCACAGACACTAGAATAAGGGAAGCCCCATCTCCAGCAGAACTTCCAAGGGGACGTAGGGGAGGCGGCTCGGAAGTATAAACAACTGCTGCTAGACAAGCACTTACTGCACCTAGATCCATTTCACGAATGCACCTCGAAACAACCCTCGCAAGGTTACTTATAGTTTCTGCTGCAGCTGGGTCGGAGGGAAGGCCACCAAATAAGAACCTTAAATGCCGAAAGATGGCCATGCAGACTATTCGCATTAGCTCACCACCAGGAAAGAGCAGTTGAAGATACCTAGCAAGTAGCTTTCGACCCTTGGGTAGAGAAACTATCCTGAGAAAAACAAAGTCATCTTTTGCAGCAAGTGTAACCGTACGTCCATTCTTTCCCAGTGGATCAACTAACTGAAGCGAGGTAGCAAGTCCTTCCAGAAGACCTTGCCGTTTCCGTTTTAACACAAGACCACCATCTTGAAGCTGATTAAACTGTAGGAAACGGTCAATATCATCTACATCAAGAAGAAGATAAATACCATCTTCAATTGTAACCCTAGCTGCAAGCATTGGTTCCTGTTCAAGGGGTTTCTCTGAAATGCTTTGCTCGGGGCTACCTGCATGAGAGGAATTGGGAGGATCAACTTCCAGTAGAGGACGGGGCCTGCGAATTGATGAGAATGGAACCCTCCCTAGTGCATCAACCTGAAGAAAAGCATGTGGTTCAGCATTAGAAGAGGGTCGTAGAGGGAGTTCCTTTATTTGAGCTGGAGAAAAGTGATGCCTCAATTTAGCACCAGAAGACTTTTTTGCGAGACAGCCTTGGTGGTAATAGTCATCAACATATGGATCATTACTGTGTGTTGCAACAAGCTGCATTCTAAGAATATTCTCAATTTCCTCAATAGACATATACTTGGACCTAAATCGGGGCCATCCACTATTGCTTCTCAGGCTACCCATATCAAAACCCTGTGGGGGAAACCGGAGATTCTGTCTACCTAATTGAGCTGATTTTGGCATTGGATCCCTCATTTCCATCAGCCCAAGCATCTGGTCATATTTGTTAATCATGGGTAAACCTGATGAAATATTGGGATGATCTCCAGGATATAATCCTGCCTGGTTTACCAATTGATTCTGTACTATCTGATTAAGAGGGGAACCAGTAGGAAATTGACGCATGTTTCCACCAAAAGGTGGCCCATGGTTTATTCCACTCAACTGTAATGCAGAATTGGGGAAATGAGATCGATTTGGTGGTGATAGTGCCATCTGAGCTCCCGTAGCATGATAAGGAAGGTTTAAGTGGCCTGAATTCTGACTTGGAGAAGCCTGATGAGATCTACCACCAGGTGGAGGATAAGAAGTAAATGAGGAGTTCGGTACCAAAATTGGTTCACTAGAAAAATGAGGAAATTCCTGCTGCTTGTCAGGATATAAAGATGTTCTATGCAAGGGCCTTGACTCTTGTAAGTGTGCAATGGTGGAATGCGGTTGTGATGACCATCGTTTGCCATCCTGATTAGTTTCCGTACCATACAAATGCTGATCAAACCAGTTGGGAGCCGATTCACTAGGTTGGAGCTGGTGATGTTGCTGCTGCCTTTGCTGCTCAGGATAAGAGGATGTTCTGTACAAGGCCTTTGCTTCATGTAACTGAGAAAGAGAAGAATGAGGCTGTGATGGCATTCTTCTGCCATCCAAAGAACCTTCATTATCATAAGCATTCTGGTCATACCAATTAAGAACATCATCCTTGTGTGCCCATTCAGCCGCAGAATCTGAACAAGGTATAAGCTTATAAATTCATTTCAGCGGAAAAACATTGCAAACATTGACAAAGGACGAAAACTTTAATCATAAAACATTTACTCATGAGATAATAGTTTGGAATTGTTGGCACTATAAAGTGGGATCTTGAAGCCAGATTATCTGTAATAAGCTTGATGCATATGATTTATATTCCCTAGCTTGAAAGGGAGTATTGTATATCATATTATAACCAGTCAAATCATGCTGAGGATATCCTTAAGCAAATCAATTTTTGTTCACTTGTCAAGTTAAACAAAGGCCACTCCAATTTAATCTATTCCAACTTTCAAGTATTTAATCCTAAATTCTAACAGCTTGGTTTATAGCTTACACACTTCACATAAACCAAGCAAAAAAGGGGCAGtattattttttgatataaaaatggTAAATTCTTTACAATTGCTTTACTCACTTTCTCTCGATCCCTGTTCACCAATAAATCCTGCGCCTTTTGGTTCACTTACAACCTTGTTCAACTGAAATTAaagcccaaaaaaaaaatttaatcttcatATCAGTAACATAAAGCATAAATGAgcattattatcaaaattataacaaaCTGAAAGCTGAGCACACAAGTAACCCagtaaataaagataaaagaactaATTTTTGTGTTGGAGGCAGAACTTATTAGCTTAGTTAATAAATACAGTTGAATAAGCTTGAAATGTGAAAGGAATCAAGTAAAGTAGAGTAGCCTTTTATTTAAACAACTCTTGTACTTTCCTCCttctttcactttcttttttccAATTTTCCTTTATGAGCAATAACGGGTAAAGTCCCAAAAGTCTAAAATCCCTGTATACATGTTTGcataatataattttctctCACGTTTTTATCCAATAgaacaatttcaattttcaagtaTAAATGAGCAGTAAGTTGAAATTTTATCCATATATCTTGCTCAGACTAATAAATTTAACCAAGGGTAGAAAACTTTAATAGTCTGCCAAGATTTTGCAAAGGTTCTAAAAAGATTGAAGTAGCATGACCCACACCATACTGAGTCATAGGAAAGACATATATGATTTGGATTTAACAACAGAAGAGATTGTGGCATACTACtcataatgatttttctctcattttcaagAAGGCACATGTCATAACAAGGAATCATAAAATAACAATgggaataaaatatacaaat contains:
- the LOC100805313 gene encoding protein PAT1 homolog; this encodes MVDTDGFGTGGDVGGTPKTGDLRQLGNVPTVFDASQYAFFGSDTAVQEVELGGLDDDDGLLESNEEEFILNREEADNLKSLSDIDDLSTTFWKLNKVVSEPKGAGFIGEQGSRENSAAEWAHKDDVLNWYDQNAYDNEGSLDGRRMPSQPHSSLSQLHEAKALYRTSSYPEQQRQQQHHQLQPSESAPNWFDQHLYGTETNQDGKRWSSQPHSTIAHLQESRPLHRTSLYPDKQQEFPHFSSEPILVPNSSFTSYPPPGGRSHQASPSQNSGHLNLPYHATGAQMALSPPNRSHFPNSALQLSGINHGPPFGGNMRQFPTGSPLNQIVQNQLVNQAGLYPGDHPNISSGLPMINKYDQMLGLMEMRDPMPKSAQLGRQNLRFPPQGFDMGSLRSNSGWPRFRSKYMSIEEIENILRMQLVATHSNDPYVDDYYHQGCLAKKSSGAKLRHHFSPAQIKELPLRPSSNAEPHAFLQVDALGRVPFSSIRRPRPLLEVDPPNSSHAGSPEQSISEKPLEQEPMLAARVTIEDGIYLLLDVDDIDRFLQFNQLQDGGLVLKRKRQGLLEGLATSLQLVDPLGKNGRTVTLAAKDDFVFLRIVSLPKGRKLLARYLQLLFPGGELMRIVCMAIFRHLRFLFGGLPSDPAAAETISNLARVVSRCIREMDLGAVSACLAAVVYTSEPPPLRPLGSSAGDGASLILVSVLERATELLTDPHAASNYNIANRSLWQATFDEFFGLLTKYCVNKYDSVMQSFLIQGTPNMASIGSDVARAISREMPVELLRASLPHTDDRQKKQLLDFAQRSIPVVGFNSNSGDQGHHVNSESVLS